In a single window of the bacterium (Candidatus Blackallbacteria) CG13_big_fil_rev_8_21_14_2_50_49_14 genome:
- a CDS encoding GDP-fucose synthetase, which yields MPIGVDFWHNRKVLVTGGNGFIGSFTVEKLVAAGAHVTTTSSLEENRFRFLENVKNEIDTRVGNLEDETFARACCQGQELVLHLAARVGGIEFNRLHPGSLFRDNMRAFLSTLEAARQEEVRRFLVTSSACVYPRNSSIPTPEEEGFKETPEPTNAGYGWSKRMQEYMAQAYVEEFGMDIVVARPFNAYGPRDDFDPQSSHVIAGLVHKIEQGINPLVVWGDGSASRSFLYVEDFANGLLTVAEKAQGPEAFNLGADEEITIRDLASLLVELSGRSLELIFDTSKPNGQPRRHCDNRKALEKLGFQTETPLREGLLKTLQWYREHKGKSI from the coding sequence ATGCCAATCGGCGTTGATTTCTGGCACAACCGCAAGGTCTTGGTAACCGGCGGAAATGGCTTTATTGGCAGCTTTACAGTTGAAAAGCTTGTCGCTGCCGGGGCCCATGTCACGACGACCTCGAGTCTTGAAGAGAATCGCTTCCGTTTTCTGGAAAATGTGAAAAACGAGATTGATACCCGGGTGGGCAATCTTGAAGATGAAACTTTTGCGCGTGCCTGTTGCCAGGGCCAGGAGCTGGTTTTGCATTTGGCAGCCCGCGTTGGGGGCATTGAATTCAATCGTCTTCATCCTGGCTCGCTTTTTCGCGACAATATGCGTGCTTTTCTCAGTACGCTGGAGGCCGCACGTCAAGAAGAAGTCAGACGTTTTCTTGTGACCAGTTCAGCTTGTGTGTATCCACGAAACAGCAGTATCCCCACCCCAGAAGAGGAAGGCTTTAAAGAAACACCTGAACCCACCAATGCGGGTTATGGGTGGTCTAAGCGTATGCAGGAATATATGGCCCAGGCCTATGTCGAAGAGTTTGGCATGGATATTGTCGTGGCCCGCCCCTTCAATGCCTATGGGCCGCGCGATGATTTTGATCCGCAAAGCAGCCATGTGATTGCGGGTTTGGTTCATAAAATTGAGCAGGGAATTAACCCCCTGGTGGTCTGGGGAGATGGCAGTGCTTCCCGTTCTTTTCTCTATGTTGAAGATTTTGCCAATGGGCTTTTGACGGTGGCTGAAAAAGCCCAGGGGCCTGAGGCCTTTAATTTGGGAGCAGACGAAGAAATTACCATTCGTGATCTGGCCTCTCTTTTGGTGGAGCTTTCAGGCCGCTCTTTGGAGTTGATCTTTGATACCAGCAAGCCCAATGGGCAACCCCGTCGGCATTGTGATAACCGCAAAGCCCTTGAAAAATTAGGTTTTCAGACAGAAACTCCTTTGCGCGAGGGGCTCTTGAAAACCTTACAGTGGTACCGAGAGCACAAAGGAAAAAGCATATGA
- the gmd gene encoding GDP-mannose 4,6-dehydratase: MKTAFITGITGQDGSYLAELLLAKGYIVHGMIRWSSTFSTQRILRIFSDPHQQKNNLFLHYGDLCDASRLNQLIRQIQPDEVYNLGAQSHVRVSFDAPSYTVDVVGQGTQRLLDAVLTEKPDARFYQASSSEMYGHVRAIPQSETTPFYPCSPYACAKVMAYWLTMNARESHQLFAVNGILFNHESPRRGETFVTRKITMGLAAILAGHQSKIYLGNLEAKRDWGYAREYVEGMWLMMQQEQPEDFVLATGETHSVKEFLDYCCEQVNLNQEEIISIDPRYFRPKEVDLLIGDASKAKAKLGWEAKTRMKELARLMLAADLESVGLNPLDYNLEPSQDKAFRSLPSGYRDQDFDYANRR; this comes from the coding sequence TTGAAAACGGCTTTTATTACCGGCATAACCGGTCAAGATGGTTCTTATCTCGCTGAATTATTATTGGCCAAGGGATATATTGTGCATGGCATGATCCGTTGGTCAAGCACCTTCAGTACCCAGCGTATCTTGCGTATTTTTTCAGACCCTCACCAACAGAAGAATAATCTTTTTTTACATTATGGCGATTTATGTGATGCCAGTCGTTTAAACCAGCTTATTCGCCAGATTCAGCCCGATGAAGTCTATAATTTGGGAGCCCAATCCCATGTGCGGGTTTCATTTGATGCGCCTTCTTATACCGTTGATGTGGTTGGGCAGGGCACTCAGCGTCTTTTGGATGCTGTTTTGACAGAAAAACCAGATGCCCGTTTTTACCAGGCTTCTTCCAGTGAAATGTACGGGCATGTGCGGGCTATTCCTCAGAGTGAAACGACCCCTTTTTATCCCTGCTCACCTTATGCCTGTGCCAAAGTGATGGCCTATTGGTTGACCATGAATGCGCGTGAATCCCACCAGTTGTTTGCGGTGAATGGCATTTTGTTTAATCATGAATCGCCACGCCGGGGTGAAACCTTTGTGACGCGAAAAATCACCATGGGTCTGGCGGCTATCCTGGCAGGGCACCAAAGCAAAATATATTTGGGCAATTTAGAAGCCAAACGCGATTGGGGCTATGCGCGGGAATACGTAGAAGGCATGTGGTTGATGATGCAACAGGAGCAACCTGAGGATTTTGTCTTGGCCACCGGAGAAACCCACTCCGTCAAAGAGTTTTTGGACTATTGCTGCGAACAGGTAAACCTCAATCAGGAAGAAATTATCAGTATCGATCCCCGTTATTTTCGTCCCAAAGAGGTTGACCTCTTGATTGGCGATGCTTCAAAAGCCAAAGCCAAATTGGGCTGGGAGGCCAAAACCCGTATGAAAGAATTGGCGCGTCTGATGTTGGCGGCCGATCTTGAGTCGGTAGGTCTGAACCCTTTGGATTATAATTTAGAACCCAGTCAAGACAAGGCGTTTCGCTCTCTTCCTTCGGGTTACCGTGATCAGGATTTTGATTATGCCAATCGGCGTTGA